The proteins below come from a single Limosilactobacillus reuteri genomic window:
- a CDS encoding DUF1273 domain-containing protein, protein MKRLWITGYRSYELNIFKDDDPKVQVIKEVLKKYLRAQLELNDDEFWVITGPQMGTERWGLEAALEFQADFPQLKTALMFPFAEFGKQWNESNQLKLTNITQQVDFFANVSDKPYQSPQQLRNYQQFMLTHTDEAFLLYDPEYEGKTKYDYETIQKYIEESEYSMTLVDFDELQEEAEEWAERQREKDEF, encoded by the coding sequence ATGAAGAGATTATGGATTACTGGCTATCGAAGTTACGAACTAAATATATTTAAGGATGATGATCCCAAAGTTCAAGTAATAAAAGAGGTGCTAAAAAAATATTTAAGGGCTCAATTAGAATTAAATGATGATGAATTTTGGGTAATAACTGGACCACAAATGGGAACGGAAAGATGGGGACTTGAAGCTGCTTTAGAATTCCAAGCGGATTTTCCACAATTAAAAACAGCTTTAATGTTTCCTTTTGCAGAATTTGGTAAGCAATGGAATGAAAGTAATCAGTTGAAGCTGACAAATATTACCCAGCAAGTTGATTTTTTTGCTAATGTTTCAGATAAACCTTATCAATCGCCACAACAATTACGGAATTATCAGCAGTTTATGCTTACCCATACTGATGAGGCTTTTCTTCTTTACGATCCAGAGTATGAAGGAAAAACTAAGTATGATTATGAGACGATTCAAAAATATATAGAAGAAAGTGAGTATTCGATGACGCTTGTTGATTTTGATGAACTTCAAGAAGAGGCAGAAGAATGGGCCGAGCGTCAAAGGGAAAAAGATGAATTTTAA
- the recU gene encoding Holliday junction resolvase RecU, with the protein MTIHYPNGQQPVQHYNTHNELPTPHQSIYAKRGMSLEDEINHSNHYYLARHIAVIHKKPTPIQLVKVDYPKRSAAVIKEAYFRRPSTTDYNGVYRGYYIDFDAKETRNKNSFPLKNFHPHQIQHMRECVAQGGICFAFIKFTELDLLYLLPASNLFKYWDQQQNGGRKSILRTDIAKEGYQIHYQLNPRLPYLNAVDKIIAAKA; encoded by the coding sequence GTGACCATTCACTATCCCAATGGTCAGCAACCTGTACAACACTATAATACACATAATGAATTACCGACACCACATCAATCTATTTATGCCAAACGTGGGATGTCATTAGAGGATGAGATCAATCATAGTAATCATTACTATTTGGCTCGCCATATTGCTGTTATTCATAAAAAGCCTACCCCTATTCAGCTTGTAAAAGTTGATTACCCCAAGCGGAGTGCGGCTGTTATTAAAGAAGCATATTTTCGGCGACCATCAACTACTGATTACAATGGAGTGTACCGTGGATACTACATTGATTTTGATGCTAAAGAAACACGTAATAAAAATTCTTTTCCATTAAAGAACTTTCATCCCCACCAAATTCAACATATGCGTGAATGTGTAGCACAGGGAGGAATTTGTTTTGCTTTCATTAAATTTACGGAGCTTGACCTGCTATACCTGCTTCCCGCTTCCAACCTGTTTAAATATTGGGACCAACAGCAAAATGGCGGCCGTAAATCAATTTTGAGAACTGATATCGCTAAAGAAGGCTATCAAATTCATTATCAACTCAATCCGCGTTTACCATATTTAAACGCTGTTGATAAAATAATTGCTGCAAAAGCGTAA
- a CDS encoding PBP1A family penicillin-binding protein, whose protein sequence is MSNDNQSTRSERHNNNDNQQRNVGGLIKKILLWVAGIVVLLMVASAALFFYYASSAPKISRSDLTSQSITTIYDDQNRVISRLGAQKREYAKDNQIPKQLKNAVVSIEDRRFYKHHGVDTIRILGAATSNVFGRSAGMQGGSTLTQQLVKLSVFSTAASDRTLKRKAQEAWLAINVEQHFSKSQILDFYINKVYMGNGIYGMQTAAQYYYGKDLNDLDLSQLALLAGMPQSPTYYNPLVSNTKYATQRRNEVLNAMVRSNYITQSQANQAASESVTAGLDPDHGNISGSGTAVDSKVVDPYVKQVLADLQAQGYDPYSDGLKVHTNLDLDAQQHLYDAANKNVQFQNDKMQAGVAVTDPHNGQIIAMLGGRHTGNVVYGLNRAVQSNRSSGSTAKPLMDYGPAIEYLQWPTFKSIADTRFVFPGTNTVLHDLDKKYKGNMTMREALVQSRNVPAIRALQAVGIKRATSFLDGLGISQKQPYTLQNGIALYISPLQVSAAYAAFANGGTYYKPYYISSITTQDGSVKQFNPKGKRAMNKATAYMITDMLKGVFTDSQGSATDARLDGVNQAGKTGTTNYPGNSSQSGVMDSWMAGYTKNYSIAVWTGYDHPLEPGGSISEQYVKSAQLLYKDLMQYLDSQNHASDWTMPDTVEAVRVKGKRQLVIRDSKWAFDYTEDTSDDRDSSSTSSSSDSSSSSSSSSSASSSSSESRTEERNNAPAESSSSSAPASSSSSAPAQSSSSSPASATQPSTTNP, encoded by the coding sequence ATGTCAAATGATAATCAGTCAACGCGTAGTGAGCGTCATAATAATAATGACAATCAACAGCGCAATGTTGGCGGCTTAATAAAGAAAATCTTGCTATGGGTAGCAGGAATCGTCGTTCTACTAATGGTGGCATCTGCAGCTTTATTTTTCTACTATGCCTCAAGTGCTCCTAAAATTAGTAGAAGCGACTTAACAAGTCAGAGTATTACGACTATTTACGATGATCAAAATCGAGTGATTTCTCGTTTAGGAGCACAAAAGCGAGAATATGCCAAGGATAATCAAATTCCAAAGCAGTTAAAAAATGCTGTTGTTTCAATTGAGGATCGCCGCTTCTACAAGCACCATGGTGTTGATACAATTCGAATTCTTGGAGCAGCCACTTCTAATGTTTTTGGTCGTTCAGCCGGGATGCAGGGGGGAAGTACGCTGACTCAACAGTTAGTTAAATTATCCGTCTTCTCAACGGCTGCCTCTGATCGAACATTAAAACGTAAAGCCCAAGAAGCATGGCTTGCTATTAATGTTGAGCAGCATTTTAGCAAGAGTCAAATCCTTGATTTCTACATTAACAAGGTTTACATGGGAAATGGAATTTATGGAATGCAAACAGCAGCCCAGTACTACTACGGTAAAGATTTAAACGATCTTGATCTTTCCCAATTAGCCCTGCTTGCTGGGATGCCACAATCTCCCACTTACTATAATCCACTTGTAAGTAACACAAAGTATGCAACGCAACGGCGCAATGAAGTATTGAATGCGATGGTTCGCAGCAATTATATTACCCAATCCCAGGCTAACCAAGCTGCAAGCGAAAGCGTTACTGCTGGTTTAGACCCTGATCACGGTAATATTTCGGGAAGCGGAACTGCTGTAGATTCTAAGGTTGTGGATCCTTATGTAAAGCAGGTTCTTGCTGATTTACAGGCACAAGGATACGACCCTTATAGTGATGGGTTAAAGGTTCACACCAATCTTGACCTCGATGCGCAACAACACCTTTATGATGCTGCAAATAAAAATGTTCAGTTCCAAAACGATAAAATGCAAGCTGGAGTGGCTGTTACCGACCCCCACAACGGGCAAATTATTGCCATGCTCGGTGGCCGTCACACAGGAAATGTTGTGTATGGACTTAACCGAGCTGTGCAAAGCAATCGTAGTTCTGGGTCAACCGCAAAGCCATTAATGGATTATGGTCCGGCTATCGAATACTTGCAATGGCCAACTTTCAAATCAATTGCTGATACGCGGTTTGTCTTTCCTGGTACCAACACTGTCCTTCATGACCTTGACAAAAAGTACAAGGGTAATATGACAATGCGTGAAGCCTTAGTTCAATCACGGAATGTTCCTGCTATTCGCGCATTGCAAGCTGTTGGAATTAAGCGTGCTACTTCTTTCCTTGATGGATTAGGAATTTCACAAAAACAACCATATACTTTACAAAACGGGATTGCGTTGTATATCTCCCCACTCCAAGTTTCTGCTGCATATGCGGCCTTTGCTAATGGTGGTACTTACTACAAACCTTACTACATTAGCTCGATTACTACTCAAGATGGTTCAGTAAAGCAATTCAATCCTAAAGGTAAACGCGCAATGAATAAGGCTACTGCCTACATGATTACTGATATGCTTAAAGGAGTTTTCACGGATTCACAAGGAAGCGCAACTGACGCTCGACTCGACGGTGTTAACCAAGCTGGTAAGACAGGGACGACAAACTACCCTGGAAATTCTAGCCAGTCTGGCGTAATGGATTCCTGGATGGCTGGTTATACTAAGAATTACTCAATTGCAGTTTGGACTGGTTATGACCACCCACTCGAACCTGGTGGCAGCATTTCAGAACAATATGTAAAGTCAGCGCAATTGCTTTACAAGGACTTAATGCAATATCTTGACAGCCAAAATCACGCATCTGATTGGACGATGCCAGACACTGTTGAGGCTGTTCGAGTTAAAGGTAAACGTCAGCTTGTAATTCGTGATTCAAAATGGGCATTTGATTACACTGAAGATACATCGGATGATCGTGATAGTAGTTCTACTTCTAGCTCAAGCGATTCATCATCGTCTTCATCTTCTTCTAGCTCTGCTTCAAGTAGTAGCAGCGAAAGTCGCACAGAAGAACGAAACAATGCTCCAGCTGAGTCTTCATCAAGCAGTGCTCCGGCTAGTTCAAGTTCATCTGCACCCGCACAAAGCTCAAGTTCTAGCCCTGCCTCTGCTACACAACCAAGCACGACTAATCCCTAA
- a CDS encoding DMT family transporter codes for MEKSSSQVMKGIIWAAVASAMWGISGTVLQLISQNLAIPATWMLSMRTFSAGVILLVISVFLYGKKIFNVFKTRATAISVISYAILGLMANLLTFYYAIQTGNASAATILQYLSPLFIVLGGIIFMHRRPFRSDIIAFVVALIGVALCITRGNLTQLALPFVSLLWGLGSGITAAFYVVLPQRAADENPPIVVLGWGTMIAGVLFNLYRPFWVNPPHITTTLVASVATVVLFGTILPFGILLHATRYAPSDVVSIMDAVQPITSSILSVIFFKLNLNWAEILGIILVIIAVYILQNGRRKRTIHY; via the coding sequence ATGGAAAAATCTTCTTCTCAAGTAATGAAAGGAATTATATGGGCAGCGGTTGCCTCCGCTATGTGGGGAATATCCGGAACCGTTTTGCAACTCATCTCACAAAATTTAGCAATTCCTGCTACGTGGATGCTCTCAATGCGGACTTTTTCAGCAGGAGTAATTTTATTAGTAATTAGTGTATTTTTATATGGAAAAAAGATTTTTAACGTATTTAAGACACGAGCAACTGCTATTTCAGTTATTAGTTATGCTATTTTAGGATTGATGGCAAACCTGCTTACGTTCTATTATGCTATTCAAACAGGAAATGCCTCAGCAGCAACAATTCTTCAATATCTTTCCCCGCTTTTTATTGTGTTAGGTGGAATTATTTTTATGCATCGTCGTCCGTTCAGGAGTGATATTATTGCGTTTGTTGTTGCTTTGATTGGGGTAGCATTATGTATTACGCGTGGTAACCTTACCCAATTAGCTTTACCGTTTGTATCCCTTCTCTGGGGCTTAGGTTCTGGAATTACAGCTGCATTCTATGTTGTCCTTCCACAACGTGCTGCTGATGAAAATCCGCCAATTGTTGTCCTCGGGTGGGGGACGATGATTGCCGGAGTCCTATTTAACCTCTACCGGCCATTTTGGGTCAATCCACCACATATTACTACCACGTTAGTAGCATCGGTTGCGACGGTGGTGTTATTCGGAACGATTTTACCATTTGGAATTTTGCTTCATGCAACTAGATATGCCCCATCTGATGTAGTTAGTATCATGGATGCCGTTCAACCAATTACAAGTTCGATTTTAAGTGTGATCTTCTTTAAATTGAACTTGAATTGGGCAGAAATTTTAGGAATTATTTTAGTAATTATTGCCGTCTATATTCTACAAAATGGTCGGCGAAAACGTACAATTCATTATTAA
- a CDS encoding DnaD domain-containing protein, which yields MPDASLLQHYLQAGETNISNLLLHHYKELGMTTSQFVLYLQFKSYQDRGIMNPDVRTIAKNLGTKERQVFEQLHQMMTNHLVEQKMRKMEDGKEDAIYDFSLLINKLALLNENDQEETIKVENTNSRVETFNQLEAEFGRPLSSMELQIINDWLDKDNYSAIMIKLALRQAVMNSALNLQYMDRILQSWDRQGLRTERDINEHEKRFEQRKEAGQKPEKKTLKKPKIPIYKLGE from the coding sequence ATGCCAGATGCAAGCCTTTTACAACATTATTTGCAGGCAGGAGAAACAAATATAAGCAACTTATTGCTACATCATTATAAAGAGTTGGGGATGACAACCTCTCAATTTGTCTTATATCTTCAGTTCAAATCCTATCAGGACCGAGGAATAATGAATCCGGACGTTCGTACAATTGCAAAGAACTTAGGAACAAAAGAGCGACAGGTGTTTGAACAGCTTCACCAAATGATGACAAACCATCTTGTTGAGCAGAAGATGCGAAAAATGGAAGATGGTAAAGAAGATGCAATATATGATTTTTCGCTCCTTATCAATAAATTAGCATTGCTCAATGAGAATGACCAAGAGGAAACAATTAAGGTTGAAAATACTAATAGTCGGGTTGAGACATTTAATCAGCTAGAGGCCGAATTTGGCCGGCCACTCTCATCAATGGAATTGCAAATTATTAATGATTGGTTGGATAAAGATAATTATTCGGCAATAATGATTAAACTTGCTTTACGGCAGGCAGTAATGAATAGTGCGCTAAATCTCCAATATATGGACCGGATTCTACAAAGCTGGGATCGTCAGGGCTTACGGACAGAAAGAGATATCAATGAGCACGAAAAGAGGTTTGAACAGCGTAAAGAGGCTGGACAAAAGCCAGAAAAGAAGACATTAAAAAAGCCTAAAATACCGATTTATAAATTAGGCGAATAA
- a CDS encoding DUF5590 domain-containing protein has product MQSRREVQREQSRGSSMRTIRNLLIAILLILLIVWSVFAVSNQPRNSARRQTISLAEKYAHLQSPDQFYIYNRENTYYTISGKNQQNQPILVMVPQHGGKIRVLKQSSGITAARARAMTKSNRDLREILKVAPGIFNDKIVWEVTYRNQKGNLCYDLINFKTGQYVQNINNL; this is encoded by the coding sequence ATGCAAAGTCGACGTGAAGTTCAGCGTGAACAAAGTCGTGGTTCCTCAATGCGGACAATTCGTAACCTTTTGATTGCGATTTTACTAATCTTGTTAATAGTGTGGAGTGTTTTTGCAGTTAGCAATCAGCCGCGAAATTCAGCGCGACGACAGACAATTTCACTTGCTGAAAAATATGCTCATCTTCAATCTCCTGACCAATTTTATATTTATAATCGAGAGAATACTTACTATACGATTAGTGGCAAGAATCAGCAAAACCAACCGATCTTGGTTATGGTTCCCCAACACGGTGGCAAGATCAGAGTTCTAAAACAATCAAGTGGGATTACTGCTGCGAGAGCACGAGCGATGACAAAATCAAATCGTGATCTGCGAGAAATTTTAAAAGTTGCTCCCGGGATATTTAATGACAAGATTGTCTGGGAAGTAACATATCGTAATCAAAAAGGGAATCTCTGCTACGATCTGATTAATTTTAAGACTGGACAATACGTTCAAAATATTAATAACCTTTAA
- a CDS encoding helicase C-terminal domain-containing protein, whose protein sequence is MTQRSSQRTKKRDKKAPIYSVVDLETTGTNVNHGDRIIQIGCVLVQDGEIMNHFETKINPREKIPRSIVQLTGIEDKDVRKAPLFEDIAGTIYSLLAETTFVAHNVNFDFPFLNAELERAGYPSLSIPAIDTVTLSQILLPTAKSFRLRDLTSSLHIEHDHPHSAVSDAEATADLLNDLLKRVQELPTLTLEKITQLKLNLPQQTAGVFDAELQRRRKSPQPLSEELYVSHGIVLHKSRPITANGQREKHKYPSTKKAKEKLYGDTLRLRPVQAKMMNSIYNNYTHAEPQNMIVEAGTGVGKTLGYLFPLSYVAYLDKKIVVSTATNILQQQIIDTSIAQLNKVLPFKMNSVIIKGNAHYIDIARFVHSLSVIEDSKLVQLLKAKILVWLLSTQSGDLDELNLNSQQSPYFTEIRHQGIRSLNPANDFYHDDFLVRREKRLHQADIIITNHAYLVAHAQELGDGTRRPYLVIDEAQHLSESILKRSRRTFNFQKLRTAVHIMSGLVNNGNDRNLTDIFAEQALGSYNVELLRGDLNAVEEAVDLFQQALYRQYMASATGNPDNELIEQPLQNDQVMALLDISGPVMMKLEQALSSVQLHFSALSHLFSSQPDRWLLSDRYLMSQFQSQLAKLIEADQTLNEFNETLQQQGEAAAFWITIRQSSEQSALQLSGGLLEATHYLTKNVYPYFAQPLFVGATLFTSSRSPYLYHQLDLERNNTLTRRFASPYNYKQNAKLLIAEDAPVPSAQNNSDYIKYLSDTIYQLTKNADYQTMILFNSLVMIEQVYSQLRETDLFDQRDILAQGITGNRDKILKQFSGGKNSILLGASSFWEGIDLPESALELLIITRLPFDSPDEIMNRAHNKLLQQQGKNPFYHSELPKATMRLRQGIGRLLRTEDDHGVAVVLDPRLQTRRYGKTILSSLPTDLPVNSKKTADLISITQKFLRNGKEDKVN, encoded by the coding sequence GTGACACAGCGTAGTAGTCAGCGCACAAAAAAGCGTGACAAGAAAGCGCCAATCTACTCAGTTGTTGATTTAGAAACAACCGGAACGAATGTTAATCATGGTGATCGAATCATTCAAATCGGTTGTGTTCTCGTTCAAGATGGCGAAATCATGAATCACTTTGAAACAAAAATAAATCCACGAGAGAAAATTCCTCGTTCAATTGTTCAATTAACAGGAATTGAAGATAAAGACGTACGAAAAGCACCTTTGTTTGAGGACATTGCTGGAACTATTTATAGTTTGTTGGCGGAAACGACCTTTGTGGCTCACAATGTTAATTTTGACTTTCCTTTCCTAAATGCAGAATTAGAGCGAGCTGGATATCCCTCATTATCAATTCCTGCAATCGATACTGTAACCCTTAGTCAGATTCTTCTTCCTACTGCAAAGAGTTTCCGTTTACGAGACTTAACTAGTTCGTTGCATATTGAGCATGATCACCCTCATAGTGCAGTATCAGACGCTGAGGCAACTGCAGACTTACTTAATGACTTGTTAAAACGAGTTCAAGAATTACCAACGCTTACGCTTGAAAAGATTACTCAGTTGAAGCTCAACCTACCTCAGCAAACAGCCGGGGTTTTTGATGCTGAATTGCAGCGTCGACGTAAATCGCCCCAGCCATTAAGCGAAGAGTTGTATGTCTCTCACGGAATTGTTCTTCATAAATCGCGGCCGATTACTGCTAATGGTCAGCGAGAAAAGCATAAATATCCTTCCACTAAAAAGGCAAAGGAAAAGCTATACGGAGATACGTTGAGATTGCGGCCTGTTCAAGCCAAAATGATGAACAGCATTTACAATAATTATACTCATGCTGAACCCCAAAATATGATTGTCGAGGCTGGAACTGGAGTAGGGAAGACATTGGGCTATCTTTTTCCGCTAAGTTATGTTGCATATCTTGATAAGAAGATTGTCGTCAGCACAGCAACTAATATCCTCCAGCAACAAATTATTGATACATCAATCGCACAGTTAAATAAGGTGTTGCCTTTTAAAATGAATAGTGTGATTATCAAAGGAAACGCTCATTATATTGATATTGCACGTTTTGTTCATTCCTTAAGTGTGATTGAAGATTCGAAGCTTGTTCAGTTGTTAAAAGCTAAAATTTTAGTATGGCTGCTTTCAACGCAAAGTGGGGACCTTGATGAACTTAATTTAAATTCTCAGCAGTCGCCATACTTTACTGAAATTCGTCATCAGGGTATTCGGAGCTTGAATCCAGCAAATGACTTTTACCATGATGATTTTCTCGTTCGGCGGGAAAAGCGGCTTCATCAAGCTGATATTATTATTACGAATCATGCGTACTTGGTTGCTCATGCCCAGGAATTAGGGGATGGAACTCGTCGCCCATACTTAGTAATCGATGAAGCTCAGCACTTAAGCGAAAGTATCTTAAAACGGTCACGGCGAACATTTAATTTTCAGAAATTGCGCACAGCAGTTCATATAATGTCTGGGTTAGTTAATAATGGCAATGACCGGAACTTAACTGATATTTTCGCTGAACAGGCACTAGGCAGTTATAATGTTGAATTGCTTCGTGGTGATCTCAATGCAGTAGAAGAAGCGGTTGACCTTTTCCAGCAAGCCCTTTACCGTCAATATATGGCAAGCGCTACTGGTAATCCTGATAATGAATTAATTGAACAACCACTACAAAATGATCAAGTGATGGCTCTTTTAGATATTAGTGGGCCCGTGATGATGAAGCTAGAGCAAGCATTAAGCAGTGTGCAGCTTCATTTTTCTGCCCTCAGTCATTTATTTAGCAGTCAGCCAGACCGGTGGTTATTAAGTGATCGTTACCTCATGAGCCAATTTCAAAGTCAGCTTGCAAAATTAATTGAAGCCGATCAGACACTAAATGAATTTAACGAAACACTTCAACAACAAGGAGAGGCTGCTGCTTTTTGGATTACTATTCGCCAATCAAGTGAACAAAGTGCCTTACAGCTTAGTGGGGGGCTATTGGAAGCAACCCATTACCTCACAAAGAATGTTTATCCATATTTTGCTCAACCATTATTTGTGGGGGCGACATTGTTTACATCGTCACGATCGCCGTATCTTTACCACCAGTTAGATTTAGAGCGCAATAATACTTTAACGCGTCGATTCGCATCTCCATACAATTACAAACAGAATGCTAAATTATTGATTGCAGAAGATGCACCAGTACCGAGCGCGCAAAATAACAGTGATTACATTAAATACCTCAGTGACACGATTTACCAATTAACGAAGAATGCTGATTATCAGACAATGATTTTATTCAACTCACTGGTGATGATTGAGCAGGTATATAGCCAACTTCGTGAAACGGATCTATTTGATCAGCGGGATATTTTAGCACAAGGAATTACGGGTAATCGTGATAAAATCTTAAAACAGTTTAGTGGTGGAAAAAATTCGATCCTTCTTGGTGCTTCTAGTTTTTGGGAAGGGATAGATTTACCAGAGTCCGCTCTTGAACTCTTAATTATTACGCGCTTACCGTTCGATTCGCCTGATGAAATAATGAATCGTGCTCATAATAAGTTACTTCAGCAGCAGGGGAAAAATCCGTTCTATCATTCAGAATTGCCAAAAGCAACGATGCGGTTACGTCAGGGGATTGGACGATTATTACGGACAGAAGATGATCATGGGGTTGCAGTAGTTCTTGATCCACGACTACAGACAAGACGGTATGGGAAGACGATTTTGAGTAGTCTGCCCACTGATTTACCGGTTAATAGTAAAAAAACTGCTGACTTGATTTCAATTACTCAGAAGTTTTTACGAAATGGTAAAGAGGACAAAGTTAATTAA
- the mvk gene encoding mevalonate kinase, producing MVKQQGIGTSHAKIILMGEHSVVYGQPAIALPLPSVQLSVTLSSRQDNQRIIKSRYYHGSLGNLPSSMIGIKKLIDTLSARFNDHETGWDLKIESQLPAERGMGSSAASAIAIIRAFFDYYDEPLDRTLLLQLADVEEQITHRSPSGLDAATVSSDKPLFYVKGRIGVPIEMNLDASLVIADTGKKGATKEAILAVKDELKNNNEKAEGHIKHLGELVNQTKDYLTQNDIVKLGDALNFAQTDLAALNVSDPSLDHLIHVARDNGALGAKLTGGGRGGCMIALMQTAMGARRLASILKENGAHDIWLQPLDKRGNN from the coding sequence ATGGTGAAACAACAAGGGATTGGTACTAGCCATGCGAAAATCATTTTAATGGGAGAACATAGCGTAGTATACGGTCAACCGGCAATAGCCTTACCATTGCCAAGCGTTCAATTATCAGTTACGCTCAGCAGTCGCCAAGATAACCAGCGAATTATTAAAAGCCGTTATTATCATGGTAGTCTAGGAAATTTACCTTCCTCCATGATCGGAATTAAAAAATTAATTGACACTTTATCTGCAAGGTTTAATGACCACGAAACTGGTTGGGACTTAAAAATTGAAAGTCAATTACCTGCTGAACGAGGAATGGGGTCGTCTGCCGCCAGTGCGATTGCAATTATTCGAGCATTCTTTGATTATTATGATGAACCACTCGATCGAACATTATTGCTTCAGCTTGCAGATGTCGAAGAACAAATTACACATCGTAGTCCATCCGGTTTAGACGCTGCTACTGTCAGTTCAGATAAACCGCTTTTTTATGTTAAGGGGCGGATTGGGGTACCAATTGAAATGAACCTTGATGCCTCTTTAGTAATTGCTGATACCGGAAAAAAAGGTGCTACTAAGGAAGCTATTTTGGCAGTTAAAGATGAACTGAAAAATAACAATGAAAAAGCTGAAGGACATATTAAGCATCTCGGTGAATTAGTAAACCAAACAAAAGACTATCTTACACAAAATGATATTGTAAAATTAGGCGATGCTCTTAACTTTGCGCAAACTGATTTAGCTGCTCTCAACGTGTCAGACCCATCATTAGATCACCTTATTCATGTTGCACGTGATAATGGAGCTCTTGGTGCAAAATTAACTGGTGGTGGTCGCGGCGGTTGTATGATCGCCTTAATGCAAACAGCTATGGGAGCTCGCCGCCTTGCAAGTATCCTAAAAGAGAACGGGGCACATGATATTTGGCTTCAACCACTTGATAAGCGAGGTAATAACTAA
- the mvaD gene encoding diphosphomevalonate decarboxylase encodes MATAKAHTNIALVKYWGKKDQELIIPQTDSLSLTLNEFYTTTTVNFDNHLTSDLVAIDQQTLSKKEAKKVVHVLDIVRQLSGIKAFARVESINHVPTAAGLASSASAFAALAGAASTAAGLNLSSRDLSRLARRGSGSATRSIYGGLVEWQKGTDDASSFAQPVLENVDFPIEMLAVLVDTKRKKVSSRSGMQSSVETSPYYGAWRQVVANDMVAIKKAIKAKDIDQIGHIAEENALRMHALTFSADPGFTYFNGETLTIIKAVEDLRNQGINCYYTMDAGPNVKVIYDRENRSKIVEKLSNIVGPERLVVSQPGPGIKIWNE; translated from the coding sequence ATGGCAACTGCAAAAGCACATACTAATATTGCGCTTGTTAAATATTGGGGAAAGAAGGATCAAGAATTAATCATTCCACAAACTGACAGTCTCTCCCTTACGCTTAATGAGTTTTACACCACTACTACCGTAAATTTTGATAATCACCTTACTTCAGACTTAGTTGCCATCGATCAACAAACACTTAGTAAGAAAGAGGCCAAAAAAGTAGTTCATGTTCTAGATATTGTTCGGCAATTAAGTGGAATAAAAGCTTTTGCACGCGTAGAGTCAATTAATCATGTTCCAACTGCAGCCGGCCTTGCTTCCTCAGCTTCCGCATTTGCTGCCTTAGCAGGCGCTGCCAGTACTGCGGCCGGATTAAATCTCTCAAGCCGTGATCTATCACGACTTGCCCGACGTGGATCTGGTTCGGCAACTAGATCTATTTATGGCGGATTGGTTGAATGGCAAAAAGGAACTGATGATGCATCCTCGTTTGCACAACCAGTTTTAGAAAATGTTGACTTTCCAATCGAAATGTTAGCAGTTTTAGTTGATACAAAAAGGAAAAAAGTTTCCAGTCGATCTGGAATGCAATCCAGTGTTGAAACTTCACCCTACTATGGTGCTTGGCGCCAAGTAGTAGCGAATGATATGGTTGCCATAAAGAAAGCTATCAAAGCAAAAGATATTGACCAAATCGGCCATATTGCTGAAGAAAATGCTCTTCGGATGCACGCACTTACTTTTTCAGCTGACCCTGGTTTTACCTACTTTAATGGTGAAACGTTAACCATCATTAAAGCAGTGGAAGACTTGCGCAATCAGGGAATAAACTGCTATTATACAATGGATGCCGGTCCGAACGTCAAAGTGATTTACGACCGAGAAAACCGGAGCAAAATTGTTGAAAAATTAAGTAATATTGTTGGCCCAGAACGGTTGGTGGTTTCACAACCGGGACCTGGAATAAAGATTTGGAATGAATAA